One Candidatus Nitronauta litoralis genomic window, TTTTCAGGCGGCCGGAGGGCGTATTTGCCCGTTCTGTAATGGAGTTTACCAACAGGATGGACCCGACTGAGGCAGACTGGAATACGAGCTTTGGAAGCTTTTTTCCACTTGGAGTGGCAACAGCCCTTTTTTATGGGCGCGATTCTGCAACATTTAAGGAAGCGGTGACCCGGGTTGGCACCATGATGAGTTCGCATCCCTGGGAAATTTCAGCAACTGCTGTTAGCGGGTTTATCGCCCTGGCTTTGTGTCGAAAAAATGTGAAGGAAAGTGTTTCGGTTTTAAATGATGCCAAAACATTATTAGAAGAATCCGCAAGTTGGGTGGAACAGGTTGAGCAAACGTGTTCTGTTTTAGAAAAAGAGTCGGGACCTGTGGATGCCCTCAGTAAAACCCTGACAGAAATGGCAAAGCGTGTTGAGTCTTCCAGTGCAGAAGAATTGCAGGACTGGATTTTGGAAAATGCCAATCAATATTTGAAACAACCTCTTCGTTACACTACTCAAGGGCAGGCACTGGTACTTTTGCCTCAAGCACTCCTGCAGGTGTTGAGATCGCCTGACAGTTTTGACGGGGTAATGGAGCGTACGGGTTCAATGGGACGGGAGGCCGTCAAGTTGTGTGCTTTGACCGGAGCATTTGCCGGGGCTCTTTTTGGGGCGAATGCTATTGGGCAGGAGTTTATGGCAGGACTTGTAAACGTGAAGGAAATAAAAAGTCGAGGCGAGGCGTTAACGCGGCGACGTTTTTCTGGAAAAGGTAAAGACCTTGTTGATATGGAAATGGGGTTGACCCGAAAAGAGGCTGAAGAAAATCGGAAGTATGTCCCCAAAACTCCACGGAAACCCGCAACAGATCAACCCGTTTCAAAGCATCAGCTGTTTGAGGAAATGGGAGTCGAATGGGAGCACGATCCTCTAATGGAAATTCGCGATAACCCAAGGTTGCGCAGGGAATTCGAACGCGAAAAATCCAAAAAGAAAAAAGAACGACGCCAACGGTTAAAGTAGGCATCAACGATTCAGATAATTGTATTTTTTAGTTTTTTTGATCCGGATT contains:
- a CDS encoding ADP-ribosylglycohydrolase family protein: MGLAIGDALGQATKGLKPEAIKQLYKRMDKFQDVRPFIGKGVKTYRMKGLYGCQMQMGLALGESLIRNKGLDEAAFGELLVRMSLAGPEGYFGVFRRPEGVFARSVMEFTNRMDPTEADWNTSFGSFFPLGVATALFYGRDSATFKEAVTRVGTMMSSHPWEISATAVSGFIALALCRKNVKESVSVLNDAKTLLEESASWVEQVEQTCSVLEKESGPVDALSKTLTEMAKRVESSSAEELQDWILENANQYLKQPLRYTTQGQALVLLPQALLQVLRSPDSFDGVMERTGSMGREAVKLCALTGAFAGALFGANAIGQEFMAGLVNVKEIKSRGEALTRRRFSGKGKDLVDMEMGLTRKEAEENRKYVPKTPRKPATDQPVSKHQLFEEMGVEWEHDPLMEIRDNPRLRREFEREKSKKKKERRQRLK